Part of the Weissella coleopterorum genome is shown below.
TCCAGGGTTCGAACCCCTGGCTGTCCACTTATGAAGCGCCTAGTTATTACTAGGCGTTTTTTTGTTTTATACGGTTATTGAGGACTCAAAAAAACACTAGCCGAATTGTGTTGAGCTAGTGTTTTTGATTTAAATTAACTTAGAACAGGAAGTTCTGGAATACCAAAATAGAATCCTTGAATGTATGTTACACCGAATGAGCGTGCCATTTGGATGTCTTCGTTGTTTTCAATTCCATCAATCGTAAATCTGATATTTTTATCTTGGCAAAACTTTAACCAAGGCTTCATCATTTGAATGGTATCAGCTTGTTCTACCGCTTTAGAACGAAGGTTGAGCTTAATTCCATTCATAACAACCAAATGCTGTTTTAATTCTGAAGTTAATTCGATCATATTGATATCATTGAAAACGACGCGAATATGAGCGTCATTTAACTTTTGAACGGTTGGAGCAAAGAAATCCCAATTTTTAATTTTATCAATATCGGATACTTCGACGTTTAATTGTTCCAATTCTTGTTGTTGTTCCATGAAAGCTAAGAGGGCATCGATGACGTGTGAATTAGAAAATTGTTCTAATTCGAGATTGATACTAATTCGATTCAAGTGTTTAGAATCAATTAGTCTTTGAACTAACATTAGCTGAGTTTCGATGTTGATGTTGATATCTTCTGGAATCTTCCATTCACCGGTACTGTAATCGAAGGAACGTAATAATAGTTCAGCCGAAACTTGCTTAAAACGCCGTTGAGTAAATTGCATTAAACTTTGAGTGAAGTAAGCGTACATAGCGACTACTTGTTGACGATGTTCACCGGAATAAATTTTCTCGCCATCAATGGTGATTTGATTTCTCCCATTTCGTTTACTCATATAAAGATATTCGTCAACGCGATCGTAAAACGTTTTAAATTTGGTATCGTTTTCTTCTAGATTTGTTCCACCCATTGAAATCGTGACTTCAATGGGTGTATCTTCATAGAAAAAATTATTTTTGCGGACGTTATCCCAAGCTTTTTTGATTGTAGGTAAAACATCGTCAATTGAATTGTTAGGGAACATAATGGTGAATTCTTCCCCACCAGTACGAAAGAGTTTGGCTGTTGGCATTTCTTCGTTTAAAGTTTTTTGTACGATGCCAGAGGCCTCAATTAATATTTTATTTCCAGCTGAATGACCAAAGGTATCATTCACTTGCTTGAAACGATCAATATCCCATTCGATAATACCAAGTGGTTGATTATTGTTTCGGGCGGTTTGGAAAAGCTTTTCCGACTCACTTTGAAAAAATGAAAAGGAATGTACTTTCGTTAATGCATCATAGTCGGCAGATTTTTCAAATTGACCAGGAGTTGTGTTTTTAAATCCATTAAACCATAGATACATGACAACCATATTCATGGTCACAAAGATTATGATCGCCTCAATTGCTGTTGTAAGATCCATAGTGATGCCCATGGAAACGGCAGGAAGTGTGCCCCAAAAGAGAATCGCAATGAGACTAAAATAGACGATACTATATTGCCAGTGGTAAAGAATTTTATCATGAACCACAGGAATTTGACTAATGACTAGAAGGATGACGGTGATCAACAAAGCCATAATGACCGGTGGCTGATCCATATTAACACCGACAGTCATTGCGCCCATATGATGACCGATCCAGACATAACCGGCTGCCATTAATTGGAGTAGCCGTTCCATTCGGTTGTAGCCACCCAGATAGAGAAAAGGTAACACAAGTAGAAATAGCGCGATATTATGGAATACCATTGCAATTTGACCGCTAAAGTACAGCATTGTTGCTAAATGGATGTATAAGCCAATTCCACAGCCGAATAAAAAGATTTGAACCCTCTTCCATAAGAAGGTTCCATCGTTATTTTGAATAAAAATTTCATTCCAGAGCCGATTAAAGTAGCCAACATATCCGGTTGTAAAAAAACATGAAATTAATAATGTCATCAGCATAAAACTGAAAATATCTGTGGAGTTGTATAGAAGATTAAGCATGCAGAGCCCCCAAAGTAGTAATAAATGTTATCAAGTTATTCAATTAATATTACACCTATTGGGGTGATATTACATTAAAATTGAGTGAGTAATTGGGATCGATACATCAGAAAATGGATAATTTGATAAATTAAGGAATAAAATTGAATTCCACAACCGTAATTTCTGGTTGATGGTATAATAATGGCATTAAGAGATGGATTAGAAAGAGGATGAATATGGCGGCCAAGTACGAGTTAATTAAAAATAAGATCAAAGATGAGATTGAAGCTGGTGATTATACGATTGGAGCAAAGTTACCAACGGAATCTGAATTAATGGCTCGTTTTTCGGTCTCAAGGTTTACGGTAAGAAGAGCCATTACTGATTTAGAGAATGAAAATTATGTCTATAAGGTTCAAGGGGAGGAATGTTTGTTGACAACTGGCATGCACCGGTTGCAACTGGACCGACAAAATTAATTGGGATGATCACTACGCATATTG
Proteins encoded:
- a CDS encoding GGDEF domain-containing protein, whose protein sequence is MLNLLYNSTDIFSFMLMTLLISCFFTTGYVGYFNRLWNEIFIQNNDGTFLWKRVQIFLFGCGIGLYIHLATMLYFSGQIAMVFHNIALFLLVLPFLYLGGYNRMERLLQLMAAGYVWIGHHMGAMTVGVNMDQPPVIMALLITVILLVISQIPVVHDKILYHWQYSIVYFSLIAILFWGTLPAVSMGITMDLTTAIEAIIIFVTMNMVVMYLWFNGFKNTTPGQFEKSADYDALTKVHSFSFFQSESEKLFQTARNNNQPLGIIEWDIDRFKQVNDTFGHSAGNKILIEASGIVQKTLNEEMPTAKLFRTGGEEFTIMFPNNSIDDVLPTIKKAWDNVRKNNFFYEDTPIEVTISMGGTNLEENDTKFKTFYDRVDEYLYMSKRNGRNQITIDGEKIYSGEHRQQVVAMYAYFTQSLMQFTQRRFKQVSAELLLRSFDYSTGEWKIPEDININIETQLMLVQRLIDSKHLNRISINLELEQFSNSHVIDALLAFMEQQQELEQLNVEVSDIDKIKNWDFFAPTVQKLNDAHIRVVFNDINMIELTSELKQHLVVMNGIKLNLRSKAVEQADTIQMMKPWLKFCQDKNIRFTIDGIENNEDIQMARSFGVTYIQGFYFGIPELPVLS